Sequence from the Pelomicrobium methylotrophicum genome:
ACGCTGCTGCGCGCGCTGCTGCGGCAGCCGACGCCCTATACCCCCATCTGGATCATGCGCCAGGCGGGACGCTATCTCCCCGAATACAACCAGACCCGTTTGCGCGCGGGGAGCTTTCTCGAGCTGTGCCGCAACCCCGATCTCGCCACCGAGGTCACCCTGCAGCCGCTGGCGCGCTTCCCCCTGGATGCGGCGATCCTCTTTTCTGACATCCTGACCATCCCCGACGCCATGGGGCTGGGCTTGTACTTCGAGGAAGGGGAAGGGCCGAAACTGGAGCGGCCCCTGCGCAGCGAGTGGGAGATCCGGGATCTCACCGTCCCCGACCCCGAGGACTGCTTGGGCTACGTGCTCCGGGCCGTGGAACAGGTCCGCCGGGCGCTGGACAACGAGGTTCCCCTGATCGGCTTCTCCGGCAGCCCCTTCACCCTCGCCTGCTACATGGTGGAAGGCGGGGGGAGCCACGACTTCCTCCATCTCAAAACCATGCTCTACCGCCGACCGGACCTGCTGCATCAGGTCCTCGCCAAGAATGCAGCCGCAGTAAGCGCTTACCTCAGCGCCCAGATCGAGCATGGGGTACAGGTGGTCATGATCTTCGATACCTGGGGCGGACTCCTTTCCCACCAGGCGTTCCACGAGTTTTCGCTGCCGTACCTGCGCCAGGTGATCGCCGCGCTGCCGCGGGAGCGGGAAGGTCAGCGGGTGCCCAGCATCGTGTTCACCAAAGGCGGCAACCCGTGGCTCGAGAGCCTGGCGGACATCGGCTGCGATGCGCTGGGGATCGACTGGACTACGGACCTCGGGGAAGCCCGCCGCCGGGTAGGTGACCGCGTGGCGCTGCAGGGCAAC
This genomic interval carries:
- the hemE gene encoding uroporphyrinogen decarboxylase, which encodes MPKLKNDTLLRALLRQPTPYTPIWIMRQAGRYLPEYNQTRLRAGSFLELCRNPDLATEVTLQPLARFPLDAAILFSDILTIPDAMGLGLYFEEGEGPKLERPLRSEWEIRDLTVPDPEDCLGYVLRAVEQVRRALDNEVPLIGFSGSPFTLACYMVEGGGSHDFLHLKTMLYRRPDLLHQVLAKNAAAVSAYLSAQIEHGVQVVMIFDTWGGLLSHQAFHEFSLPYLRQVIAALPREREGQRVPSIVFTKGGNPWLESLADIGCDALGIDWTTDLGEARRRVGDRVALQGNLDPAALLGEPDTVRREAEKVLASYGPGPGHVFNLGHGISQHTPVENVAALVDAVHELSRRDR